A single region of the Actinoplanes sp. SE50/110 genome encodes:
- a CDS encoding NAD-dependent epimerase/dehydratase family protein gives MTAVSIEGARALVTGGAGTIGSHVVDELVRGGAAEIVVLDNFVRGRRENLAWAIENGPVTLVEGDIRDVDLVRSVTAGKDLVFHLAAIRITQCAEEPRLANEVLVDGTFNVVEAAAEAGVKKVIASSSASVYGLAEQFPTTERHHPYNNDTFYGAAKAFNEATLRSFKAMKDLDYVALRYFNVYGPRMDIHGLYTEVLIRWMERIESGTPPLILGDGLQTMDFVHVADIARANILAAQADVTDDVFNVASGAETSLKELAAALSAVMKSDLQPEHGPARAVNGVTRRLAETQRAYDVIGFRAEIGLHEGLQQLVDWWRSSQ, from the coding sequence GTGACGGCAGTATCGATCGAGGGCGCGCGCGCCCTGGTCACCGGCGGGGCCGGCACCATCGGGTCGCATGTGGTCGACGAACTCGTCCGCGGCGGGGCCGCCGAGATCGTCGTCCTGGACAACTTCGTCCGCGGCCGCCGGGAGAACCTGGCCTGGGCCATCGAGAACGGCCCGGTGACCCTGGTCGAGGGTGACATCCGCGACGTGGACCTGGTCCGCTCGGTCACCGCCGGCAAGGACCTGGTCTTCCACCTGGCCGCGATCCGGATCACCCAGTGCGCCGAGGAGCCGCGGCTGGCCAACGAGGTGCTCGTCGACGGCACCTTCAACGTGGTCGAGGCGGCCGCCGAGGCCGGGGTCAAGAAGGTGATCGCGTCCTCGTCGGCCTCCGTGTACGGCCTGGCCGAGCAGTTCCCGACCACCGAGCGCCACCACCCGTACAACAACGACACGTTCTACGGCGCAGCCAAGGCCTTCAACGAGGCCACCCTGCGCAGCTTCAAGGCGATGAAGGACCTCGACTACGTCGCGCTGCGCTACTTCAACGTGTACGGCCCGCGGATGGACATCCACGGCCTGTACACCGAGGTGCTGATCCGCTGGATGGAGCGGATCGAGTCGGGCACCCCGCCGCTGATCCTCGGCGACGGCCTGCAGACCATGGACTTCGTGCACGTGGCCGACATCGCCCGGGCCAACATCCTGGCCGCCCAGGCCGATGTCACCGACGACGTGTTCAACGTGGCCTCCGGCGCCGAGACCAGCCTCAAGGAGCTGGCCGCCGCGCTGAGCGCGGTGATGAAATCCGACCTGCAGCCGGAGCACGGCCCGGCGCGCGCGGTCAACGGCGTCACCCGGCGCCTGGCCGAGACCCAGCGCGCCTACGACGTGATCGGCTTCCGCGCCGAGATCGGCCTGCACGAGGGCCTGCAGCAGCTCGTCGACTGGTGGCGGTCCTCCCAGTGA
- a CDS encoding DegT/DnrJ/EryC1/StrS aminotransferase family protein, with protein MLGEEEAQAAADAVRSGWVAQGPRVARFEKEFAATVGAAHGVAVSSCTTGLHLALVLLDLRPGDEVIVPSLSFIATANAVRYVGATPIFADVDLATGNLTVETIDAVRTDRTRAVIAVHQGGVPFDTVALRKAAEAWGVALVEDAACAAGSTAYGAPAGTGAAVAAWSFHPRKVLTTGEGGMVTVDDPDVAARLRRLREHGMNVSAADRHSSSQPVLEAYLETAYNYRMTDIQAAVGLVQLGRLAGLVAQRRSLAARYHELLADIDGLVPVRDPAHGQTNYQSFWVLLDPPYRTGRDEVLAELARRGVSARRGIMAAHLEPAYADVTPGPLPVTERITRDSLILPLHHRVTDEDQQHIVGVLRDLA; from the coding sequence ATGCTCGGGGAGGAAGAGGCGCAGGCCGCCGCCGACGCGGTCCGCTCCGGCTGGGTCGCCCAGGGCCCGCGGGTCGCCCGGTTCGAGAAGGAGTTCGCGGCCACCGTCGGCGCGGCGCACGGGGTCGCGGTCAGCTCCTGCACCACCGGCCTGCACCTGGCCCTGGTCCTGCTCGACCTGCGCCCCGGCGACGAGGTGATCGTCCCGTCGCTGTCGTTCATCGCCACCGCCAACGCCGTGCGCTACGTCGGCGCCACGCCGATCTTCGCCGACGTCGACCTGGCCACCGGCAACCTGACCGTCGAGACGATCGACGCGGTCCGCACCGACCGCACCCGCGCGGTCATCGCGGTCCACCAGGGCGGGGTGCCGTTCGACACGGTCGCGCTGCGCAAGGCCGCCGAAGCCTGGGGGGTGGCCCTGGTCGAGGACGCCGCGTGCGCCGCCGGCTCCACCGCCTACGGGGCACCGGCCGGCACCGGCGCGGCCGTCGCCGCGTGGTCGTTCCACCCGCGCAAGGTGCTCACCACCGGCGAGGGCGGCATGGTCACCGTCGACGACCCGGACGTCGCCGCCCGGCTGCGCCGGCTCCGCGAACACGGGATGAACGTGTCCGCGGCCGATCGGCACTCCAGCAGCCAGCCGGTCCTCGAGGCGTACCTGGAGACCGCGTACAACTACCGGATGACCGACATCCAGGCCGCGGTCGGCCTGGTCCAGCTCGGCCGGCTCGCCGGTCTGGTCGCGCAGCGGCGTTCCCTCGCCGCGCGCTACCACGAGCTGTTGGCCGACATCGACGGCCTGGTGCCGGTGCGTGACCCGGCCCACGGCCAGACCAACTACCAGTCGTTCTGGGTGCTGCTCGACCCGCCGTACCGGACCGGACGGGACGAGGTGCTGGCCGAACTCGCCCGGCGCGGGGTGTCGGCGCGGCGCGGCATCATGGCGGCCCACCTGGAGCCGGCCTACGCCGACGTGACGCCGGGACCGCTGCCGGTCACCGAGCGGATCACCCGGGACTCGCTGATCCTGCCGCTGCATCACCGGGTGACCGACGAGGACCAGCAGCACATCGTGGGGGTGCTGCGCGACCTCGCCTGA
- a CDS encoding AraC family transcriptional regulator — protein sequence MPVAVFERAPGVPAVAVSRLPDVPLTAAVLPGRRTHTHDFLVLFYAARAAGTVVIDDRNWSVADGDLFVIAPGQVLSFPEPADGMVADGWVVFFPADVIRSGACSSWRAHPLLFPFAHGARRAQRLHLPPADRDGWVAGLRALDAELRARASGFAEAALAHLTLLLVAVARRCTGVAEEPLIAAVLDVVERRFAEPISLADVAAELSLTPGHLTTVVRRRTGRTVQQWLGERRMQEARLLLTDTDLTVAAIAHRVGYPDVSYFIRRFRTAHGLTPCRWRTYPDPP from the coding sequence GTGCCGGTCGCCGTCTTCGAGCGCGCGCCGGGCGTCCCGGCGGTGGCCGTGTCGCGGCTGCCCGACGTGCCGCTGACCGCGGCCGTGCTGCCCGGGCGGCGCACCCACACGCACGACTTCCTGGTCCTTTTCTATGCCGCCCGCGCGGCCGGCACCGTCGTCATCGATGACCGGAACTGGTCAGTTGCCGACGGCGACCTGTTCGTCATCGCGCCCGGCCAGGTGCTGTCCTTCCCGGAGCCGGCCGACGGGATGGTCGCCGACGGCTGGGTGGTCTTCTTCCCGGCCGACGTGATCCGCTCCGGCGCCTGTTCGTCGTGGCGCGCCCACCCGCTGCTGTTCCCGTTCGCCCACGGCGCGCGGCGCGCCCAGCGCCTGCACCTGCCACCCGCCGACCGCGACGGCTGGGTCGCCGGCCTGCGCGCCCTCGACGCCGAGCTGCGGGCCAGGGCGAGCGGTTTCGCCGAGGCGGCCCTGGCGCACCTGACCCTGCTGCTGGTCGCGGTCGCCCGCCGCTGCACCGGCGTCGCCGAGGAACCGTTGATCGCCGCCGTGCTCGACGTCGTCGAGCGGCGCTTCGCCGAGCCGATCTCGCTGGCCGACGTCGCGGCCGAGCTGTCCCTGACCCCGGGGCATCTGACCACCGTGGTCCGCCGCCGCACCGGCCGCACCGTGCAGCAGTGGCTGGGCGAGCGCCGCATGCAGGAGGCCCGCCTGCTGCTGACCGACACCGATCTGACGGTGGCGGCGATCGCCCACCGCGTCGGCTACCCGGACGTCAGCTATTTCATCCGCCGCTTCCGCACCGCGCACGGCCTGACCCCGTGCCGCTGGCGCACCTACCCGGACCCACCCTGA
- a CDS encoding class I SAM-dependent methyltransferase has product MTETTRPYIPAMGRHGMLFLYDPFTRVAGLRRVHAELLDRAGARPGQRVLEIGCGPGDLLLALARRTPQSDLTGIDPDPAALRKARRKAARRGVEVRFEQAYADCLPLPDASVDRVLSCYMLHHLEPEAQSAAFREVRRVLRPGGELHLVDADGAAHGLSLRLAGQTPERIVDLMRSAGLTDPAHTGRGAGRVIGRYAFYRANA; this is encoded by the coding sequence ATGACCGAGACCACGCGGCCCTACATTCCGGCCATGGGGCGGCACGGGATGCTGTTCCTCTACGATCCGTTCACCCGGGTGGCCGGGCTCCGGCGGGTGCACGCCGAACTCCTCGACCGGGCCGGGGCGCGGCCGGGGCAGCGGGTGCTGGAGATCGGCTGCGGGCCGGGTGATCTGCTGCTGGCGTTGGCGCGGCGTACGCCGCAATCCGATCTGACCGGAATCGATCCGGATCCGGCGGCGCTGCGCAAAGCGCGACGCAAAGCGGCGCGGCGTGGTGTCGAGGTGCGTTTCGAGCAGGCGTACGCGGATTGCCTACCGCTGCCGGATGCGAGCGTGGACCGGGTGCTGTCCTGCTACATGCTGCACCACCTGGAACCGGAGGCGCAGTCGGCGGCGTTCCGGGAGGTGCGGCGGGTGTTGCGGCCGGGCGGCGAGCTGCATCTGGTGGATGCCGACGGTGCGGCGCACGGACTGTCGCTGCGGCTCGCCGGGCAGACTCCGGAGCGGATTGTGGACCTTATGCGGTCGGCCGGGCTGACCGATCCGGCCCATACCGGCAGGGGCGCGGGGCGGGTGATCGGGCGGTACGCCTTTTACCGGGCCAACGCCTGA
- the ligA gene encoding NAD-dependent DNA ligase LigA: protein MPTEPEIAPVVDAAHAEPFDTAADYRAAIERIRAAAAAYYAGTDLAMDDATYDALLARVTATEAARPGWTVAESPSDTVGAGGGVTGDVQHSTPMLSLANVFDPDELLAWAARLDRVLGRPAAGYTVEPKIDGMAIAARYTDGRLVQVATRGDGRAGEDVTAQARTVAGLPAELTRPVTVEVRGEVFMTDEDFTRANELRTGHGGAPFANPRNAAAGTLRAQDRAYVAPLSFLAYAVHDLPGGEGLTHSAAMAAIAELGVATTGGSAAGMAVCATADELVAAISRLGALRDKLGFDIDGVVVKADSPADRDAAGSSSRAPRWAIAYKFPADTRTSRLTAIEVQVGRTGLITPVAVIEPVQVGGVVVTSATLHNFGDLVRRDVRVGDTVFVRRAGEVIPEITGAKLDERPEGAEPFAAPEHCPRCGGDIDRSQKRWRCVQGRACGATESLAYFAARDSMDIEGLGDKVIRALVTAGLVTDPADLYDLDADTLARLERLGRTSAAKLVANIQASKQQPLSRVLTGLGVRMTGRSMSRRLARHFGTMEALCAATVDQLQEVAAVGPERAATIAAELADLAPVIAKLTERGITMSEPGVTPYHERVVATAETGLPLQKEDGTPMTVVVTGSVPGLTRNEGNEAVERLGGKSSGSVSKRTDLVVVGDGAGSKAAKAEELGVRIMASDRFAALLAAHDAGEAPALDDY, encoded by the coding sequence ATGCCTACCGAGCCCGAGATCGCCCCCGTCGTCGACGCGGCGCACGCCGAGCCGTTCGACACCGCCGCGGACTACCGCGCGGCGATCGAGCGGATCCGGGCGGCCGCCGCGGCCTACTACGCGGGCACCGACCTGGCCATGGACGACGCCACCTACGACGCGCTGCTGGCCCGGGTCACCGCCACCGAGGCCGCGCGACCCGGGTGGACGGTCGCCGAGTCGCCCAGCGACACGGTCGGCGCCGGCGGCGGCGTCACCGGCGACGTGCAGCACAGCACCCCGATGCTGAGCCTGGCCAACGTCTTCGACCCCGACGAGCTGCTCGCCTGGGCGGCCCGGCTGGACCGGGTCCTCGGCCGGCCCGCCGCCGGCTACACCGTGGAGCCGAAGATCGACGGCATGGCGATCGCCGCCCGCTACACCGACGGCCGGCTGGTCCAGGTCGCCACCCGCGGCGACGGGCGGGCCGGGGAGGACGTCACCGCCCAGGCCCGGACGGTCGCCGGCCTGCCGGCCGAGCTGACCCGGCCGGTCACCGTCGAGGTGCGCGGCGAGGTGTTCATGACCGATGAGGACTTCACCCGGGCCAACGAACTGCGTACCGGGCACGGCGGCGCACCGTTCGCCAACCCGCGCAACGCGGCGGCCGGCACGCTGCGCGCGCAGGACCGGGCGTACGTCGCGCCACTCTCCTTCCTAGCGTACGCGGTGCACGACCTGCCCGGCGGCGAGGGCCTCACGCACAGCGCGGCGATGGCGGCGATCGCCGAGCTCGGGGTGGCCACGACCGGTGGCTCGGCGGCCGGCATGGCGGTCTGCGCCACCGCCGACGAGCTGGTCGCGGCGATCAGCCGCCTCGGCGCGCTCCGCGACAAACTCGGCTTCGACATCGACGGCGTGGTCGTCAAGGCCGACTCCCCCGCCGACCGGGACGCCGCCGGGTCGTCCAGCCGGGCGCCGCGCTGGGCGATCGCCTACAAGTTCCCGGCCGACACCCGCACCAGCCGGCTCACCGCGATCGAGGTGCAGGTCGGCCGGACCGGGCTGATCACCCCGGTCGCGGTGATCGAGCCGGTCCAGGTCGGCGGCGTGGTGGTCACCTCGGCCACCCTGCACAACTTCGGCGACCTGGTGCGGCGCGACGTGCGGGTCGGCGACACGGTCTTCGTCCGGCGGGCCGGCGAGGTGATCCCGGAGATCACCGGGGCCAAACTCGACGAGCGGCCCGAGGGCGCCGAGCCGTTCGCCGCGCCGGAGCACTGCCCGCGCTGCGGCGGCGACATCGACCGGTCGCAGAAACGCTGGCGATGCGTGCAGGGCCGGGCGTGCGGCGCCACCGAGTCCCTGGCGTACTTCGCGGCCCGCGACTCGATGGACATCGAGGGTCTCGGCGACAAGGTGATCCGCGCGCTGGTCACGGCCGGCCTGGTCACCGACCCGGCCGATCTGTACGACCTGGACGCCGACACGCTCGCCCGGCTCGAGCGCCTCGGCCGCACCTCGGCGGCGAAACTGGTCGCCAACATCCAGGCCTCCAAACAGCAGCCGCTGTCCCGGGTGCTGACCGGCCTCGGCGTGCGGATGACCGGGCGGTCGATGTCGCGCCGGCTGGCCCGGCACTTCGGCACCATGGAGGCGCTCTGCGCGGCGACCGTCGACCAGCTGCAGGAGGTGGCGGCGGTCGGGCCGGAACGTGCCGCCACCATCGCGGCCGAGCTGGCCGACCTGGCGCCGGTCATCGCCAAGCTCACCGAGCGCGGGATCACGATGAGCGAGCCGGGAGTGACGCCCTACCACGAGCGGGTGGTGGCGACGGCAGAGACCGGGCTGCCGTTGCAGAAGGAGGACGGCACGCCGATGACGGTGGTGGTGACCGGATCGGTGCCGGGCCTGACCCGCAACGAGGGCAACGAGGCGGTGGAACGCCTCGGCGGCAAGTCGTCCGGGTCGGTGTCGAAACGGACCGACCTGGTGGTGGTCGGTGACGGCGCCGGGTCGAAAGCGGCGAAAGCTGAGGAGCTGGGGGTCCGGATCATGGCGTCGGACCGGTTCGCGGCGCTGCTCGCCGCGCACGACGCCGGGGAGGCGCCGGCGCTCGACGACTACTGA
- a CDS encoding catalase, producing MEARSPAEVIKDAVTAVTSEKKPDVPGAPGSGTPTVEEPATPREPLPPKPEQGQPDTRTPTGAPTGAPPTAYGQQGPYLTTAQGARLRDTDHSLKAGPRGPILLQDHHFREKITHFDHERIPERVVHARGAGAHGVFTSYGTAAALTQAGFLKEKGKQTDVFVRFSTVLGSRGSADTVRDTRGFATKFYTDEGTFDLVGNNMPVFFIQDAIKFPDIVHAAKWHPDREIPQAQSAHDTFWDFVSLHTEAQHHTMWNMSDRGIPRSYRTMEGFGVHTFRLVNDAGETVLVKFHWKPKLGVHSLVWEEAQITNGVDPDFHRRDLYDSIEAGAYPEWELGLQVFPDNPEETFAGIDLLDPTKIVPEELAPVQPVGKLVLNRTPTNFHAEVEQVAFHLGNLVPGIDVTNDPLLQGRLFSYLDTQLTRLAGPNFHQIPINAPHAPVNDMLRDGFHQHAVHAGVAPYRPNSLDGGNPFTTTEGSFVDVPVVVTEAPKIRDLPVSFKDHYTQVRLFWQSMTPVEREHIIRAYTFELGKCYHQAIKERQLQCLANIDPVLCEQVALGLGLPAPAPSIDLPEVTPSAALSQIGQQWPADGRIVGIVVDETGGDAAVAEIREAIAAAGMVPLIIAPHGGKVGGLTVQRTFATARSIEYDAVLVAAAPVPAPDAVPARDEKAGAPRTAAVDPRVNMLVDEAWRHAKAIGGWGTGADLLRRTGLADTPGVVVGDSATEVLTALQQLMANHRVWERFPATVA from the coding sequence ATGGAAGCGCGTAGTCCCGCCGAAGTGATCAAGGATGCCGTCACCGCGGTGACCAGCGAGAAGAAGCCGGATGTGCCGGGCGCCCCGGGCAGCGGCACGCCCACGGTCGAGGAGCCGGCCACGCCGCGGGAGCCCCTCCCGCCCAAACCCGAGCAGGGCCAGCCGGACACCCGCACCCCGACCGGCGCGCCCACCGGTGCGCCGCCGACGGCGTACGGCCAGCAGGGTCCTTATCTGACCACCGCGCAGGGTGCCCGCCTGCGGGACACCGACCACTCGTTGAAGGCCGGGCCCCGCGGACCCATTCTGCTGCAGGACCACCACTTCCGCGAGAAGATCACGCATTTCGACCACGAGCGGATCCCGGAGCGGGTGGTGCACGCGCGGGGCGCCGGCGCGCACGGCGTGTTCACCAGTTACGGCACCGCGGCGGCGCTCACCCAGGCCGGCTTCCTGAAGGAGAAGGGCAAGCAGACCGACGTCTTCGTGCGGTTCTCCACGGTGCTCGGCTCGCGCGGCTCGGCCGACACGGTGCGCGACACCCGCGGATTCGCCACCAAGTTCTACACCGACGAGGGCACCTTCGACCTGGTCGGCAACAACATGCCGGTGTTCTTCATCCAGGACGCGATCAAGTTCCCGGACATCGTGCACGCCGCCAAGTGGCACCCGGACCGGGAGATCCCGCAGGCGCAGAGCGCGCACGACACGTTCTGGGACTTCGTCTCGCTGCACACCGAGGCACAGCACCACACCATGTGGAACATGTCCGACCGGGGCATTCCGCGGTCGTACCGGACGATGGAGGGTTTCGGCGTCCACACGTTCCGCCTGGTGAACGACGCCGGCGAGACCGTGCTGGTGAAGTTCCACTGGAAACCCAAGCTGGGCGTGCACTCGCTGGTCTGGGAGGAGGCGCAGATCACCAACGGCGTCGACCCGGACTTCCACCGCCGCGACCTGTACGACTCGATCGAGGCCGGCGCCTACCCGGAGTGGGAGCTGGGCCTGCAGGTCTTCCCGGACAATCCGGAGGAGACGTTCGCCGGGATCGATCTGCTCGACCCGACGAAGATCGTGCCGGAGGAGCTGGCCCCGGTGCAGCCGGTCGGCAAGCTGGTCCTCAACCGCACGCCCACCAACTTCCACGCCGAGGTCGAGCAGGTCGCCTTCCACCTGGGCAACCTGGTGCCGGGCATCGACGTGACCAACGACCCGCTGCTGCAGGGCCGGCTCTTCTCCTACCTGGACACGCAGCTGACCCGGCTGGCCGGGCCGAACTTCCACCAGATCCCGATCAACGCGCCGCACGCCCCGGTCAACGACATGCTGCGGGACGGCTTCCACCAGCACGCGGTGCACGCGGGCGTGGCACCCTACCGCCCCAACTCGCTGGACGGCGGCAACCCGTTCACCACCACCGAGGGCAGCTTCGTCGATGTGCCCGTGGTGGTCACCGAGGCGCCCAAGATCCGCGACCTGCCGGTGTCGTTCAAGGACCACTACACCCAGGTGCGGCTGTTCTGGCAGAGCATGACGCCGGTCGAGCGTGAGCACATCATCCGGGCCTACACCTTCGAGCTCGGCAAGTGCTACCACCAGGCGATCAAGGAACGGCAGCTGCAGTGCCTGGCCAACATCGACCCGGTGCTCTGCGAGCAGGTCGCGCTCGGCCTGGGGCTGCCCGCCCCGGCGCCGTCGATCGACCTGCCCGAGGTCACGCCGAGCGCCGCGCTGTCCCAGATCGGTCAGCAGTGGCCGGCCGACGGGCGGATCGTCGGCATCGTGGTCGACGAGACCGGCGGCGACGCCGCGGTGGCCGAGATCCGCGAGGCGATCGCCGCCGCCGGCATGGTCCCGCTGATCATCGCTCCGCACGGCGGCAAGGTCGGCGGATTGACGGTGCAGCGGACCTTCGCCACCGCGCGGTCCATCGAGTACGACGCGGTGCTGGTGGCGGCCGCCCCGGTCCCGGCGCCGGACGCGGTGCCGGCCCGCGACGAGAAGGCCGGCGCGCCGCGCACCGCGGCCGTCGACCCGCGGGTGAACATGCTGGTCGACGAGGCGTGGCGGCACGCCAAGGCGATCGGCGGCTGGGGCACCGGCGCCGACCTGCTGCGCCGAACCGGCCTGGCCGACACGCCGGGCGTGGTGGTCGGCGACTCGGCCACCGAGGTGCTGACCGCGCTGCAGCAGCTGATGGCCAACCACCGTGTGTGGGAACGCTTCCCGGCCACGGTGGCCTGA
- a CDS encoding GNAT family N-acetyltransferase: protein MTGDIRSFEGADYEPVAAVWAAAGAGVLSRDELTRKLTRDPDLFLVATDGPELTGAVLGTWDGRRGWIFRLAVHPDHRRRGIATALVRELESRFRALDCPRINLLVLPDNEAGLRFWQDLGYLPAPDVLCTKPL, encoded by the coding sequence GTGACCGGCGACATCCGCTCGTTCGAGGGGGCCGACTACGAGCCGGTCGCCGCGGTGTGGGCGGCGGCCGGGGCGGGCGTGCTGTCCCGCGACGAGCTGACGCGGAAACTGACCCGCGACCCGGACCTGTTCCTGGTCGCCACCGACGGCCCGGAACTGACCGGCGCCGTGCTGGGCACCTGGGACGGCCGCCGCGGCTGGATCTTCCGCCTCGCGGTCCACCCGGACCACCGCCGCCGGGGAATCGCCACCGCCCTGGTCCGCGAACTGGAGTCCCGCTTCCGCGCCCTGGACTGCCCACGGATCAACCTGCTGGTCCTGCCCGACAACGAGGCCGGTCTGCGTTTCTGGCAGGACCTCGGCTACCTGCCCGCCCCGGACGTCCTCTGCACCAAACCGCTCTGA